In one window of Mytilus trossulus isolate FHL-02 chromosome 7, PNRI_Mtr1.1.1.hap1, whole genome shotgun sequence DNA:
- the LOC134727134 gene encoding NADH dehydrogenase [ubiquinone] iron-sulfur protein 6, mitochondrial-like has product MAALGRTLVRFLPKQAITRPYGSSLTSVGSKDFDGKNVDAVTHTGEKMEPGDWRRGRFVDKVKLVNTRFAIDLIAEDPVVVCEASNVWSSSKGALGHPKVYINIDKPEVGVCGYSGRKFIQKKYYNEAKHGPSITYEEYLEDMKSL; this is encoded by the exons aTGGCTGCCCTTGGGAGGACGTTGGTCAGATTTTTACCTAAACAGGCAATAACTCGTCCATATGGGTCTAGCTTAACATCTGTAGGCAGCAAGGACTTTGATGGAAAGAATGTAGATGCTGTAACACATACTGGAGAG aaaatggaACCAGGTGACTGGAGGAGAGGAAGATTTGTGGACAAAGTTAAGTTG GTCAACACCAGATTTGCCATAGACCTGATAGCAGAAGATCCTGTTGTTGTATGTGAGGCCTCCAATGTTTGGTCTAGCAGTAAGGGAGCATTAGGTCACCCTaaagtatatataaacatt gatAAACCAGAAGTTGGAGTATGTGGTTATTCTGGTAGGAAGTTTATCcaaaagaaatattataatGAGGCTAAGCATGGCCCCAGTATAACATATGAGGAATATTTAGAAGACATGAAGTCATTATAA
- the LOC134725302 gene encoding solute carrier family 15 member 4-like — MSSNHPPENSDEKTPLLGVDSMEKSDMNGLEHQEIPDSKKKKGMTKNKLLVVVCILMCELCERLTYYSCVANLVLYCTSKLELPTTTATTVSLIFSGTVFIIPVFGGYIADTIAGKYNTILGAGLIYLLGLFLLPASAVDYSKWFGQDDEGASYDMTVETRKNFFFSGLVFIALGTGGIKANVGPFGAQQVDDMGPEAVQSFFNWFYWFINAGALVAYSGVAYIQQNISFEIGFLIPLVSMFVALILFVVAKGQYVITQPGGSILQDSVGVCMATKCRGFDKARGPYSNDMVDGVIAVLRILPVFLLIIIYWAIYSQMQSSFFLQSERMNIYIGDAKMPAALLNIFNTIIILILIPIMDRIVYPFLAKINRSPSHLQRIGVGFILATLSVVVAGILEIYRKNNLASTGGVSQDLAGDTFNASTISFFAQVPEFALVGASEVFTSISGLEFAYSQAPDFMQGVCMGLFLMMSGLGNYVSEAILKIVRAATGSEPPDSWFPDEINEGKTEYLFFLLGILMFVDFVVFVFVAKCYKYRKTQAENYETAIVPEKQGLSDYQAPPGYDNAVYADENYSTKF, encoded by the exons ATGTCTA GTAACCATCCACCTGAGAACTCAGACGAAAAAACTCCATTACTTGGTGTTGACAGTATGGAGAAATCAGACATGAACGGATTAGAACATCAGGAAATTCCtgattcaaaaaagaaaaaagggatGACAAAAAATAAGTTGTTGGTGGTAGTATGCATTCTCATGTGTGAATTGTGTGAGAGACTTACTTACTACAGCTGTGTTGCTAATCTTGTTTTGTACTGTACATCCAAATTGGAGCTACCCACCACCACGGCTACAACGGTCAGTCTCATTTTTTCAG GAACGGTGTTTATAATACCAGTGTTTGGAGGATATATAGCTGACACTATAGCAGGAAAATACAATACTATTCTTGGTGCTGGACTCATTTACTTGTTGG GGTTGTTTCTGCTACCAGCTTCGGCAGTGGATTACAGTAAATGGTTTGGACAAGATGATGAGGGGGCTAGTTATGACATGACTGTG GAAACCAgaaagaatttctttttttctggtttGGTATTTATTGCTCTTGGGACCGGAGGAATAAAAGCAAACGTTGGACCGTTTGGAGCCCAGCAGGTGGACGACATGGGGCCCGAAGCAGTGCAGTCATTTTTTAATTG GTTTTACTGGTTTATTAACGCTGGTGCTTTGGTTGCATACTCGGGTGTTGCATATATTCAACAGAACATTAGCTTCGAGATTGGTTTTCTCATCCCATTAGTCAGCATGTTTGTTGCTCTTATATTGTTTGTTGTTGCCAAAGGTCAATATGTTATCACTCAACCAGGCG GCAGCATATTACAAGACTCTGTAGGAGTATGTATGGCTACAAAATGTCGAGGATTTGACAAAGCTCGTGGTCCATACAGCAATGATATGGTTGATGGTGTGATTGCAGTGCTGAGAATTCTACCGGTCTTTCTTCTCATTATCATATACTGGGCTATCTACTCTCAG ATGCAATCTTCGTTTTTCCTACAGAGTGAGcgaatgaatatttatattggcGATGCTAAGATGCCTGCAGCTCTTCTTAATATATTCAATACAATTATAATCTTGATTCTCATACCAATAATGGACAGAATAGTGTATCCATTCTTAGCAAAAATAAACAGAAGTCCATCACATCTTCAGAGAATCg gCGTTGGATTTATTCTTGCAACGTTATCAGTAGTTGTGGCTGGTATCTTAGAGATTTATCGTAAAAATAATTTAGCATCTACTGGTGGAGTATCACAAGATCTAGCAGGCGATACTTTCAATGCATCTACTATATCATTCTTCGCTCAAGTTCCAGAATTCGCACTTGTTGGAGCAAGTGAAGTTTTCACTAGCATTTCAG GACTGGAATTTGCATATTCCCAGGCTCCAGACTTTATGCAAGGTGTATGTATGGGTTTGTTTCTAATGATGTCAGGTTTGGGAAACTATGTATCAGAAGCAATATTGAAAATTGTCAGAGCGGCAACTGGATCGGAACCGCCAg ATTCATGGTTTCCAGATGAAATAAACGAGGGTAAAACAGAGTATTTATTCTTTCTTCTTGGAATTTTGATGTTTGTTGATTTcgttgtttttgtgtttgtcgcaaaatgttataaatacagaaaaacTCAGGCTGAAAATTATGAAACAGCAATAGTACCAGAAAAACAAGGACTATCAGACTATCAGGCACCACCAGGATATGACAATGCTGTATATGCTGatgaaaattattcaacaaagttttaa